The nucleotide window ATTTCGTCCTGTTTTTTACAGGTAGCATTTTCTACAAACGAGGATTGGACGTTTACAGTTTAACAATGAATGCGACATATGGGATAAACGCAAATCGGTTACTCACAAAGTCGACTGACCAAATATTGGATGGAGAATTTTACATGAAAAACTTACAAGTCGACGATCTTGTTGTGGAAAGAATTAACAACGTTGACGTGAACGAGGCTGCTAGAATATCGAAAGAAAATGTGATTTCGGGTATTTATCAAAGCATTtctttcaattatatttataaatttctgCCTTGCCCATGGATCATAATCTTAGTCTGTTTGACATTTTTAAGGACACGTTACTTTCCGCAACCTTCGAGTAACCGAAGAACTCTTCGTCGCTGATGGTGTGTCGGTAAATTTCGACGTTCGACCGATTCAGATGTACGAAGATGTCGAGATAAACGGTGACTTGTCGATAAGGGATCTAAAGCTGAATCCTAGTTGTTCGCTTTACTTGAAAGGAGAGAAAGTGGACTTGgattatttgtttaaaaattactgGACAAAGTCGACCGATCAAATGATACCCAACGACGTTAAATTGACTGGAGGAATAACGATAGACGATTTACGATCCGATTATTTGAACGGTTACAGAGAAGACGATTTTTTGTACACAACCGCAACGGAAATACCGAAAAAATTCGGCCCTTTacacttcaaaaaatttgaaattgacgGCGCAATTGTCGTCGAAGGTGGAGAAGAATTGCCCATAGATTCGGTTCTGGTAACTGACGATGTGTTATTCGTGAatcagaaaatttatataaaaaatcttACGGTGGCTAATTTAAACGCCGAAAGTTACAACAAAATTCCAATCGATTTTATAATGAGCGGAAATATCGGCGCGAAGATAactggtaaaataaaatacaaaaatctaGTAGTGAGGAATGGAATCAGTGTGAACGAATTATGGGCTGATTTTTTCAACGGTATAAACTTGAGAAATTTCTTCAACGAAGTAATGTACGTCGACAAGAGCTATGAAATGGATTATTTAGAAATCGACCAGCTCGAGACGGAGAATTTCGCGGTGGTAGAAATGAACAATTTGAAGATgagcgattttgaaaaaatgttaaaatacAAAGACGTTACCTCGATAAAGAACATAACCGTCGACGGGGATTTAATAGTTACTGGAAATCTGAAAGTAGACTTTGTAAACGGCATGACCTGCGAAAATTTCATCACAAAATTATCGACCGATTACGTAGAGCTGAAAGGGCAGTcgatattcgaaaatttcgtCGTATTCGGAGATCTAAACGCCAACTTGTTGGACAATATCAAAGTGGAAGACCTCGTTGCCAACGCGCTGTCAAAAACTAAGTGTCAGACAATTAGTGGGAAATTTAAATTCGAGAAAATTGAGGCCAGTTATTTAAAAGCTCATACGATAAACGGCGTCAATGTTACAAACTTGGCGCTAGTTACTGACCCCTTGATAATCGAGGGGGATATTACATTCTCAAATTTATTGGTAAAGGGGGACATAATCACCGGTTATTTGAACAACTTGGATGTTCGCGAGGTATGTAATTGAACGGATCAGATTAATCCGAGTTTGACTAATTCAGTACAATTAAGCAACCTCAACAATAACTGCTGACataatttttacagatttacGAAAATGCTCTGCTAATTCCATACAATCGAATCGCACAGCTTACAGTGGACGGAAGTATATCGTGGGAGAAATCATTGCCGAAATTGGAGTCCATGTCGTATCTCTTTGACAAAGCTGTGACGAAAAATACGAATCAAATCATAACGGGGGAAGTTGTATTCGCAGAAAACGTTCGCGCCTTTCGTTTAAcgagttcaaaaattattggaGGAATAGATATTGCGTCGATAGTTTTAGACGCGGTTATTCCCGATGGAAAGCCGATAGCAATAAAGGGGGAAAAATACTTTGCCAAAGGTTTGACGGTCAGGGAATTGAAGGTTTCCGGTAACATCGGTATCCGCAAAGTAAACGACTGGGATATACTGGCGTTAAACTCTTCAATAGTAAGGAAATTCGATACCGAAACGGTGACTGGTCATACGATATTTCGCAATGAGGTAAAGATCGAGCATTTGGACGTAACCGGAAAGGTTCACGGTCTGCCGACTCACGGTATTGCAACCGTCAATTACACGCTTCCGAGCAACACGAAATTTCTACATCTCCAAGTGCAAAGTGAACTGCGTGTGGGAAAAATCGACGGTGTGGACATCGATACGTTCATCAAAAACCGAGTCACGCTTGACGGAAACCATGACGTTTATTGCGACGTTATTTTCCGTGACGCGGTCTTCGTTACCCGTAAGTTTTAGCCTCAATTGGACCAAAAATCGTTACTTATTGACcattttattacgaaataatcgtgcatttagtatttattaaattattcgtGCGCTACGAATATCCCTTCAAAGATACAACAATGGAAAATAGTGGAATTACAAACAAAAGCTTAGACATCGAtggtttatttcaaaactttttactctacgatggctcattttattcaaaagattGTATTCTACAAAGTCACTATTTTCCCCCTATCATTTTTGAGTATTTCGTAGTTAAGCTGACAagaagtataaatttttctccaaccTTGCAACCACCTCAAACTTCTCATTTGCTGATTTAGCCACTAACTGGCCTTCTTCGTATAGAAAACGCGAATTTACCGTCCATAAATGGCATCCGAATCTCCGACGTCGTGCTCAGCGACAGTTCAGAGACTCAGTTAATATCGGGGGAAAAGGTATTCGTCAAAGATCTGAGTGTCCACGGTAGAGTAAACGTCGGTCTAATAAATGAAATCCCCGTGACGCACGAGTACGAAAACGGTATTTTCAACAACGTGGATACCCTGATCGATGGAAACATCGTGAGTACAAAAATCCCATTTTTATACCTTTTGCAACAACTCTTTTTCATACTGTATGTTTTCGTGGAAGCATATCAGAAGACCCCTAACTACAGGCAATTCGGAGTACAAGTCCAATCTAGGCAATTTCACTGTTCATTTGTTCACGGCTGACGCGAAACTCGGAGCTGCTCAGAGTGGAGTTCTACCCTGAATTGCCTATAATTAGGGGTCTTCTGATGCGCATCCACGAAAACGCATCATGTATACCTTAAACTTGATCAcgtaattttatatatttccCTCCGGCAGATCTTTGCAGCAGACTTTGAGACTCATTCAGACATTTCCGTATCCGATCTAGTGAACGGTATCAAATTGACCGATCTGTCAGGGGAAATAACGAGCGAAGTAAACACCATGATAAAAAACCTCGAAACCGGTCAATCATACATAGACAAAATAATCGACAGATCGATAAACGCTACCGCATCAATGCCGGATATTTTCTTCTACTTAGACGTGGATCAAGAACTCGTTATCCGGGCCCCAAACATCCGTAAAATTCAAACCGTCAGCGTAGAATCGATGACCAAATTGAACCTTTACGGAGTCGAACAAGGCCGGCACTGCGGTTTGCCGGATTCTTGTCTGTGTCCTGCTCAATATGTGGCTGAACTCCTCGATTACGAGTGTAAAATTTGGAAGATTGATGGCGCGAAAACTGTCTATAATTTCCACGAATTAGAGTCCCGTTTCGGAATGATAATCGTCAGCAACGTCACATCAAGCGGTCCCCATTGCACACACGAAAATCACGCCGCCGAAATCACTACGGTTTCGTGGATGACTTCCGAGAAGATGCCAACCGGTCAGATCAAGGGACACGTCGAGGCAGAACGCTTGGAAATTGGCGGTTATCTCAGCGATGCCAAGACCTTTATGATCGGGGGTAAAATTTCTTTAATGTACTGTTCGCGTCTGATTGTAGTAAGTTTGAATTGCAGCGGgagttttctgtgaaactcACCACTCAGTGCCAGTAAATAGGCAACCCTTGATACACTTCGAACACGTAACGTGATAGAAAATGTAACTTCAGTTGCCTACATGCTGGTGTTGAGCAAcaagtttcacagaaaactcTCGGATTCGTTCTTAATTCTGCTGTAATTTCGCAGAAAAATTCTACGTCGTCCTTGCCATTTACTACGACGCATTCGTCAAATCCCACGAAGTAAATTCATTGGTTTACGAGATAAACTTGTCTAGTGGTGAAATTACTTTGGTGCAAAAAATTCGAACGAGTGGTGCAATCGCTTTGGATATTTTTGCCACCAAGAGGCACGGAATACATCTTCTTATAGCCTGTGCACAACGCCCAGCCGAATCTCAGATCCATCGTTTTAAAATACGCAAATCTAAGGTGAGCAATGCTTTTTTTCTAACTGTTTATAAAATCAAACTATACGCATACGACGAAGAGGTTTACTTCATTTCAGTTTGAACTGTTGAGGAGCTTTCGGACCGGAGGAAGCCAGAATGTCAAGAGTTTGATACTGGAAAACGAATATTTCGTATTACTCGATGATCCTCTGGCCAATTCTgtacacattttttattacaatagaATATTTGATAACTACTATTTTTATCAAAGTCTATTTCATCAATCGCTGGTGAAAACTATCGAAGTATTTTATTCTGGAGGTAAAAAATTCTCAGATCACACATACTTGTTTTgccaaatttttgaaaactttctaCGCATGCCTTCGATTTCTTTATTAAACACTGCCATTTATTCGTACCTTAGCTTCTGGGACTAGTGATGCCTTCGTAATCGTTACCACTGAAGAAGGACGATTTTTTGTCTACGAATACATGTACTACGGGGTAAGAATAaatcagagaaattttttcatacatacTCGTAATTTAGTAGTTTGCAGATACAACATCAGTTATTCAATTGCGAGTTTTGCGTTGTTATGTACAGGGATTTCAATTGCGCATACAACAATGGTTCGACGGTGTTCAAACAATGACACAGTTCAACTATTCTCAACGTCGATATATTTTTGTCGGTGCCACGACAAATAGCACGGTCTACAAAATCGTGCAACAAGGGCCagtcaataatttataaaattaaatttcgaattttcttcaatcacTTGTGCatgtttaatatttcaatatttttgaaattaggaaaaaagaaaaaaaatgttgaaaaacaaaaaaaaaaaagattgtaaATCTTACCAATAACgttgttgaaattaatttatactaATTTATTCTTACATGATCATCATACTTAATCtattgttatacgtatatactattatattatacaccaTGTTATATGCCTTGTTAAgtgttattatacattatatcgTTATTACTGAAATATAAATTCTGCATTGTTGCCTAAAACAAATGTTCAATGTCGCGTTCAATCCAATTTCTAAATCATTTTAACTTTGTTATTTGACGAAATATCCACCATTTTTTCCACGGATATCGTGAAATGATAAAACTGCTTTAGCGAATTAAGAAGCTCCGACTTCTTGCGTGAGTCGTGGCGTCGTTGGTGCCGTTTTAACAAATGACACTTTGGTTTTGGCGCCGGAGAATGGAGTGGAAATTACGATAGCGCCTCTGGCGGTGGAGAATAGTAACATCCCGAAATCGGCAGTCTCACTTACGTATTTACTCTATGCTCAAAGCGTTAGCCGGCCGCAGCAGTTCAATCTTTTTGGTTATAGGTATAAGTTGTACGTACAAAAAAGGTGATCCGGCCTACCAGCCGAGTAGACacgtagaaatttttatcctaATCAATCGTTTGCTGTCGCCGCTTTTGCGCTGGTACCACTCGTTTTAACACGTTCACTATCAATTCTTTAAAGGCAGGTTCGTTTATCACACTTTACCATCAATTATGTCGGTATTTATCAACGCGCCTATTTACTCTCGACGCAATACGGATAACAAGTCTAAAAGCAAGTCCTCACCACAAGTTGATGCATACAtcgatatttaaaaacaataattccGTAAGACGTGAAGTCGGACGCGTAAGATGTGCGAAAAGCGGGTAAAACTTGGCGGTTAATTTCCCACTGAGGATGAATGAGCAGATAATCACCGTCCGtaatgatttcaaattttttttttcgccaccTCATTCCACAAAAAATGGTTCTCTGCGAATTTCTAACGCACAAGAAAGAAATGAATCCATATTCGATTGAATAACTTTAAAGATGGTTCTGCTATTCTTTTATTTGTTCCTTAtttctatctttctttcttgttaAAAATGTGAATCGGCGGTCTTGATAACTCAAAGactttgtttcttttccaGTAATTATTAACTCAAACTCAAGATGGCAGTAAAAGGATTAATTGCATCGGTTGTGCAGTTATTAACGCAGCAATTGGAGGATGGCGATCTGTCGGATAATTCAAGGGAGAGCTTGGAGGTTGCAATTCAATGTTTGGAAAGTGCCTACAACGTTCAAGCTTCCGATGCTTTGCCCAACATTAATTTGTTAGAATTATACCAAAATGCTGTCGACAATGCCAAACCTGATTTTGGACCTCCGGCTACGCCCGAGGCCAAAGCTGAAGCTGAAAGACTCAAAAATGAGGGAAACAACCTTATGAAAGCTGAGAAACACCATGAAGCTTTAGCTAATTACACAAAGTAGGTGAAACATTAACGAAATCATTTAAAATGTATCAAAGACTCGCAATATTCCTTGCCGATGAAACTTTAATTCGTTTTGTGATTTAAGCGGCCGATTTTAAGAGAACGAAGAATATTTCTAACATGATTCTGAATACTTGATTCTTGCTCTTGTTATTGGTACTGATCagaatttttctgtaaaatcttAAATCATTGAAAGGTCGAGAGGCTGtcaagaaataataataataacaagtgATTTTGTTTGCGAtgaaaatattgcaataaaatacTTTGATCTCTATTGTTTCAGAGCCATTCAATTGGACAGCCGCAACGCGGTGTATTACTGCAACCGAGCGGCGGTGCATAGTAAAATAGGAAATCATGCTCAAGCGATAAAGGACTGTCATACAGCACTTGCGATAGATCCTTCTTACAGCAAGGCTTATGGACGTTTAGGGCTAGCTTATTCAAGTTTAGACAAGCACAAAGAGGCCAAACAGAGTTATCAAAAGGCATTGGAAATGGAACCGGGTAACGAGAGTTACAAAATGAACTTACAATTGTCCGAAGAGAAACTTGCCCAGCAGGGCGTAGGCTACATGGTTCTTGGAAATAATTCGGCTGGAGGAGCAGGAGGAGCTGCACCCAATATGGATTTGAGCTCCTTACTCAGTAACCCTGCGCTTCGAAATATGGCTCGTTTAATGCTCTCTGACCCTGGAATGCAAAACATGATGAGTGATTTAATGAGCGGAAATGTAGAACAAGGAGGCCGAATGGAAGCTCTGATCGAGGCGTAAGAAATCAATCTATTATTATCACGaatgtgaaatgaaaacttgACGCATCgggtatttaaaaattcatattgtaaacaaatatttacaatctcatttttttatgtaatctCATATTCATAG belongs to Neodiprion lecontei isolate iyNeoLeco1 chromosome 5, iyNeoLeco1.1, whole genome shotgun sequence and includes:
- the LOC107217602 gene encoding small glutamine-rich tetratricopeptide repeat-containing protein alpha produces the protein MAVKGLIASVVQLLTQQLEDGDLSDNSRESLEVAIQCLESAYNVQASDALPNINLLELYQNAVDNAKPDFGPPATPEAKAEAERLKNEGNNLMKAEKHHEALANYTKAIQLDSRNAVYYCNRAAVHSKIGNHAQAIKDCHTALAIDPSYSKAYGRLGLAYSSLDKHKEAKQSYQKALEMEPGNESYKMNLQLSEEKLAQQGVGYMVLGNNSAGGAGGAAPNMDLSSLLSNPALRNMARLMLSDPGMQNMMSDLMSGNVEQGGRMEALIEAGQQLAQQMQSANPDLIDSLRRQMGGNPNDPEPPQEN
- the LOC107217600 gene encoding uncharacterized protein LOC107217600 isoform X2; amino-acid sequence: MKKILGYFLLVCAIVPKCTTEVAEEYLTRKQREIKVAIAKSYIKDPLPVDVRSYKIEWNNLWGKSLDSDNALALNFLDETFVLANDRVLRVEMDVSQSVMLRQVTSISQQKPAKFVRSIAYKKSFYLLICQVDGSCSLHVGPNVNDLRFCQIIKHRGLPMDAKFFTQVNQLYLVVADNSGQFAVPSVIYRWTGTYMDVIAEVSTTGAIAVTTMNYKHFTIVIFAQNVKGWPRIGTEVFKFKNGAVERIQFLATDGPTSIHHYEHDTEMFLLVINELSASKVFWWDGKEFLTWIELPEIKSPTKVNVVYADGETLLLVAQQNTFSLYKIMNLAYTKLDLLETKDRHLITDFNARVQGKTIILVLVTKSEGKLCRVEPYKLVIKKYHRDITDKVDGTLEYLKQLKDLLKKRMPAVELAYNSWPSLLPFSESIVVSSPLNFNELIMDSGSIVNLLLEAPANILTPTELAIGLAEMELVADFLLKSSTEFIYSNTIAEIEGTIVVEGDAYLDEMHLDSLTVSILNNQKVELDDVFSYTRDQNFSAPLRGSSITIENLEIASICGIPFANWLTTNNPDQTAIDFFSDSVKILKNKIIVQSDLILDNIGVSRLNNLDLESFVDDLFIIGLNQEIRGSIFYKRGLDVYSLTMNATYGINANRLLTKSTDQILDGEFYMKNLQVDDLVVERINNVDVNEAARISKENVISGHVTFRNLRVTEELFVADGVSVNFDVRPIQMYEDVEINGDLSIRDLKLNPSCSLYLKGEKVDLDYLFKNYWTKSTDQMIPNDVKLTGGITIDDLRSDYLNGYREDDFLYTTATEIPKKFGPLHFKKFEIDGAIVVEGGEELPIDSVLVTDDVLFVNQKIYIKNLTVANLNAESYNKIPIDFIMSGNIGAKITGKIKYKNLVVRNGISVNELWADFFNGINLRNFFNEVMYVDKSYEMDYLEIDQLETENFAVVEMNNLKMSDFEKMLKYKDVTSIKNITVDGDLIVTGNLKVDFVNGMTCENFITKLSTDYVELKGQSIFENFVVFGDLNANLLDNIKVEDLVANALSKTKCQTISGKFKFEKIEASYLKAHTINGVNVTNLALVTDPLIIEGDITFSNLLVKGDIITGYLNNLDVREIYENALLIPYNRIAQLTVDGSISWEKSLPKLESMSYLFDKAVTKNTNQIITGEVVFAENVRAFRLTSSKIIGGIDIASIVLDAVIPDGKPIAIKGEKYFAKGLTVRELKVSGNIGIRKVNDWDILALNSSIVRKFDTETVTGHTIFRNEVKIEHLDVTGKVHGLPTHGIATVNYTLPSNTKFLHLQVQSELRVGKIDGVDIDTFIKNRVTLDGNHDVYCDVIFRDAVFVTQNANLPSINGIRISDVVLSDSSETQLISGEKVFVKDLSVHGRVNVGLINEIPVTHEYENGIFNNVDTLIDGNIIFAADFETHSDISVSDLVNGIKLTDLSGEITSEVNTMIKNLETGQSYIDKIIDRSINATASMPDIFFYLDVDQELVIRAPNIRKIQTVSVESMTKLNLYGVEQGRHCGLPDSCLCPAQYVAELLDYECKIWKIDGAKTVYNFHELESRFGMIIVSNVTSSGPHCTHENHAAEITTVSWMTSEKMPTGQIKGHVEAERLEIGGYLSDAKTFMIGGKISLIKILRRPCHLLRRIRQIPRSKFIGLRDKLV
- the LOC107217600 gene encoding uncharacterized protein LOC107217600 isoform X1, whose amino-acid sequence is MKKILGYFLLVCAIVPKCTTEVAEEYLTRKQREIKVAIAKSYIKDPLPVDVRSYKIEWNNLWGKSLDSDNALALNFLDETFVLANDRVLRVEMDVSQSVMLRQVTSISQQKPAKFVRSIAYKKSFYLLICQVDGSCSLHVGPNVNDLRFCQIIKHRGLPMDAKFFTQVNQLYLVVADNSGQFAVPSVIYRWTGTYMDVIAEVSTTGAIAVTTMNYKHFTIVIFAQNVKGWPRIGTEVFKFKNGAVERIQFLATDGPTSIHHYEHDTEMFLLVINELSASKVFWWDGKEFLTWIELPEIKSPTKVNVVYADGETLLLVAQQNTFSLYKIMNLAYTKLDLLETKDRHLITDFNARVQGKTIILVLVTKSEGKLCRVEPYKLVIKKYHRDITDKVDGTLEYLKQLKDLLKKRMPAVELAYNSWPSLLPFSESIVVSSPLNFNELIMDSGSIVNLLLEAPANILTPTELAIGLAEMELVADFLLKSSTEFIYSNTIAEIEGTIVVEGDAYLDEMHLDSLTVSILNNQKVELDDVFSYTRDQNFSAPLRGSSITIENLEIASICGIPFANWLTTNNPDQTAIDFFSDSVKILKNKIIVQSDLILDNIGVSRLNNLDLESFVDDLFIIGLNQEIRGSIFYKRGLDVYSLTMNATYGINANRLLTKSTDQILDGEFYMKNLQVDDLVVERINNVDVNEAARISKENVISGHVTFRNLRVTEELFVADGVSVNFDVRPIQMYEDVEINGDLSIRDLKLNPSCSLYLKGEKVDLDYLFKNYWTKSTDQMIPNDVKLTGGITIDDLRSDYLNGYREDDFLYTTATEIPKKFGPLHFKKFEIDGAIVVEGGEELPIDSVLVTDDVLFVNQKIYIKNLTVANLNAESYNKIPIDFIMSGNIGAKITGKIKYKNLVVRNGISVNELWADFFNGINLRNFFNEVMYVDKSYEMDYLEIDQLETENFAVVEMNNLKMSDFEKMLKYKDVTSIKNITVDGDLIVTGNLKVDFVNGMTCENFITKLSTDYVELKGQSIFENFVVFGDLNANLLDNIKVEDLVANALSKTKCQTISGKFKFEKIEASYLKAHTINGVNVTNLALVTDPLIIEGDITFSNLLVKGDIITGYLNNLDVREIYENALLIPYNRIAQLTVDGSISWEKSLPKLESMSYLFDKAVTKNTNQIITGEVVFAENVRAFRLTSSKIIGGIDIASIVLDAVIPDGKPIAIKGEKYFAKGLTVRELKVSGNIGIRKVNDWDILALNSSIVRKFDTETVTGHTIFRNEVKIEHLDVTGKVHGLPTHGIATVNYTLPSNTKFLHLQVQSELRVGKIDGVDIDTFIKNRVTLDGNHDVYCDVIFRDAVFVTQNANLPSINGIRISDVVLSDSSETQLISGEKVFVKDLSVHGRVNVGLINEIPVTHEYENGIFNNVDTLIDGNIIFAADFETHSDISVSDLVNGIKLTDLSGEITSEVNTMIKNLETGQSYIDKIIDRSINATASMPDIFFYLDVDQELVIRAPNIRKIQTVSVESMTKLNLYGVEQGRHCGLPDSCLCPAQYVAELLDYECKIWKIDGAKTVYNFHELESRFGMIIVSNVTSSGPHCTHENHAAEITTVSWMTSEKMPTGQIKGHVEAERLEIGGYLSDAKTFMIGEKFYVVLAIYYDAFVKSHEVNSLVYEINLSSGEITLVQKIRTSGAIALDIFATKRHGIHLLIACAQRPAESQIHRFKIRKSKFELLRSFRTGGSQNVKSLILENEYFVLLDDPLANSVHIFYYNRIFDNYYFYQSLFHQSLVKTIEVFYSGASGTSDAFVIVTTEEGRFFVYEYMYYGGFQLRIQQWFDGVQTMTQFNYSQRRYIFVGATTNSTVYKIVQQGPVNNL